One Centroberyx gerrardi isolate f3 chromosome 6, fCenGer3.hap1.cur.20231027, whole genome shotgun sequence genomic region harbors:
- the LOC139929776 gene encoding olfactory receptor 1500-like, with the protein MNNSVSTVTVIFTVYGPPGPYNLAFFIFIFVLYMSILCINLFLVLVICIESSLHRPMYILLVNLAISGVIGSSSVCPPIMKYLLMEKQESSLEGCLTQVFFSNVYGCWVYCILALMAYDRYVSICKPLQYHSIMTPTKVKLLLAVVYLIPCSFSAFQVYMISRIQLCKHTINKLLCDSSAVVNLSCVKSTFLSVYGLLLATCLIILPFLLVVLSYVHILMVSLKTSKESQKKALRTCTSHLVTFINFSVATFFGVIYNRLSLSLPRAVNIFISMHFFVIPPLLHPIIYGIKTQEIWRSINKIVRRKIIQL; encoded by the coding sequence ATGAACAATTCTGTTTCCACAGTCACTGTCATCTTCACAGTATATGGACCACCTGGTCCATataatttagcattttttatatTCATCTTTGTTCTGTACATGTCAATATTGTGTATTAACCTTTTTCTTGTGCTGGTTATTTGTATTGAGTCGAGCCTTCACAGACCTATGTACATCCTTTTGGTCAACTTGGCCATAAGTGGAGTGATAGGTAgttcatctgtctgtccacctaTCATGAAATATCTTCTTATGGAAAAGCAGGAAAGTTCTCTTGAAGGATGTTTAACACAGGTATTTTTCAGCAATGTCTATGGCTGCTGGGTGTATTGCATCTTAGCTCTGATGGCCTATGACAGATATGTTTCTATTTGTAAGCCCTTGCAGTACCACTCCATAATGACACCTACTAAAGTCAAGCTTTTACTGGCAGTGGTATATTTAATTCCATGCTCATTTTCAGCATTCCAGGTATATATGATTTCAAGAATTCaactgtgcaaacacacaatTAATAAGCTTTTATGTGATAGCAGTGCAGTTGTGAATCTTTCCTGTGTGAAAAGCACTTTTCTCAGTGTGTATGGTCTACTCTTAGCCACCTGTCTGATTATTCTACCTTTCCTTCTAGTTGTTCTTTCATATGTCCATATTTTAATGGTCAGCCTTAAAACCTCAAAGGAGTCTCAAAAGAAAGCATTACGCACATGCACTTCTCATCTAGTGACATttattaatttctctgtagCCACTTTCTTTGGTGTGATTTATAATCGTTTAAGTCTTAGTCTTCCAAGAGCGGTGAATATATTTATATCTatgcatttttttgtcattcctCCTTTACTGCATCCAATAATTTATGGTATTAAAACACAAGAGATCTGGCGTAGTATAAACAAAATTGTAAGAAGGAAAATCATACAATTGTGA